The following coding sequences are from one Lujinxingia vulgaris window:
- a CDS encoding efflux RND transporter permease subunit, with protein MSLTELTVNNKHTVWALAIAAAIFGILAYVSLPMQLFPDTAPPVVTTITAWPGASAEDVAENVSRPLEEEFSGMEGALRVKSSSQDNLSLVSVEFAYDRDLDIAAVDTQNAVARIRERLPAQIQEPQVLKIDTSDRPVITLGLAGDDLVDVRRKAEDVFTPRLQRIEGVAAVDIFGGAQDAVIVELDPAKLEVYRIPFFRVVQTIESHDAAMPAGSLRTERTRTSFRVEARASSLEELAQIPFLTPDGSRVRLGDLGDVRRGALDDDARYAVDGQRAVAVQVYKTTDANTVEVVQRVEEVLKTWSALYPEIDFRVGEENASFTEQSTSNLLSNVWQALLLASIIIFLFIGRVRASFVAVISMPLSYGITFALMHAAGVEFNMVTLSAIILAVGMVVDASVVVLENIARRRDEDGLSAREAAIEGTDEVRLAVLAGVASTVIVLVPLIFLTGFVGKTFGPLALTLLFAFVSSVTVALVLVPVLTLYTGGRSRLDEIGTKIVSPFGWLMDRLQRAYLFALRGALRLRWLAMLIALASMIAGVLLIKNQGMDVLPKMDGGSFFVSLETPSGSSLGETEAVVREVEAILAAESEVVKVQSQIGFEQGMKSFSATGAQGPTQGFITVALSPRTERGEDIWSIERRVRENLQKVPGIRTATVRELGNTAKSTTAAPVVVRISGDDPLVLDRLGSEVIERIAAVPGVVQPVRNWRIDQKRVEVDVDTLRAGQIGLTPLDVARQMLAGSDGVNAGDYKGDRGQSPPIRVRYDRERLEQPEDLLDVPVFTPQSSEPTPLRSVASLRETSGQALVTRENFLPTLEITAFTEGRALSFITAEVEAALQNFEVPRGYEVLAAGESDDLGEARSKLGGAFAVSLLAVYLLLVAQLRSFIHPLTIMGAIPLSLSGVGIALWLADKPVSMPVMIGLILLVGTVVNNAILLIDFIRQARERGTERNIAIESAVAARFRPIMMTSMSTIVGMIPLASAWALGAERFSPLAVAVIGGLSAATLLTLIIIPVIYDLFEDFGDRLRSLVSRAANATSAKSASPTLVVLLATAGALLTLGALPAEASAEAPLRLDVAEAVEMAREHSFTLQARRDETDAARARSHQARGRFLPRVDVQTRAAKLSDVEPGTLMLPSAQPGAPSNGVQFGEAINETFTFRAQITQPIFAGGALVDGREAADLGIELARSRERQDLADLRLQVEQLYFSLYQARELLKVAEASVALLEDHRERIERLYDAGRATRLDVSRVEARLADARVSIEEARGATRTARLSLQTLLGVSPDTDLILTEAPLPEEPELQESATLARAALRHRPELQVARQGAEVQQKRAEALRGALWPQLFLQAGYTLASPHERYFPPRNEFNDSWDISLNLSWTAWDWGSTYYAMKEAEHLAAARRRNVEHLEDFTRHEVERRRTELETARHRVRATQLSVTAAHQALQDALALFHAGRLASTEVLELEVELTRARALQVQAQVQARQTDAELRRLTSTP; from the coding sequence ATGAGCCTGACTGAGCTGACCGTCAACAACAAACACACCGTCTGGGCGCTCGCCATTGCCGCAGCAATCTTCGGCATTCTGGCTTACGTGAGCCTGCCGATGCAGCTCTTTCCCGACACCGCCCCGCCCGTCGTGACCACCATCACCGCCTGGCCCGGGGCCTCGGCCGAAGACGTCGCCGAGAACGTAAGCCGCCCCCTCGAAGAGGAGTTTTCAGGGATGGAGGGTGCCTTGCGCGTCAAATCCTCCTCCCAGGACAACCTCTCACTGGTCAGCGTCGAGTTTGCGTACGACCGCGATCTGGACATCGCCGCGGTGGATACCCAAAACGCCGTGGCCCGCATCCGGGAGCGTCTGCCAGCGCAGATCCAGGAGCCGCAGGTCCTCAAGATCGACACCAGCGACAGACCCGTCATCACCCTTGGGCTCGCCGGCGACGACCTGGTGGACGTGCGCCGAAAGGCCGAAGACGTCTTCACCCCCCGCCTGCAACGCATTGAGGGAGTGGCGGCCGTCGACATCTTCGGCGGCGCACAGGACGCGGTCATCGTGGAGCTCGACCCCGCAAAACTCGAGGTCTACCGCATCCCCTTCTTCCGCGTCGTCCAGACCATCGAGTCGCATGACGCGGCGATGCCCGCCGGCAGCCTGCGCACCGAGCGCACCCGCACGAGCTTCCGGGTCGAGGCGCGCGCATCAAGCCTCGAGGAGCTCGCGCAGATCCCCTTTCTCACCCCCGATGGCTCCCGCGTGCGCCTGGGCGACCTTGGCGACGTTCGGCGCGGCGCGCTCGACGACGACGCCCGCTACGCCGTCGATGGCCAACGCGCCGTCGCAGTCCAGGTCTACAAGACCACCGACGCCAACACCGTCGAAGTCGTACAACGGGTCGAAGAGGTGCTCAAAACATGGTCCGCGCTCTACCCGGAGATCGACTTTCGGGTCGGCGAGGAGAACGCGAGCTTTACGGAGCAATCGACGTCGAACTTGTTGTCGAATGTGTGGCAGGCGCTTTTGCTGGCCTCGATCATCATCTTCCTCTTCATCGGCCGCGTGCGTGCCTCCTTTGTGGCGGTCATCTCGATGCCCCTCTCCTACGGGATCACCTTTGCGCTGATGCACGCCGCCGGGGTGGAGTTCAACATGGTCACCCTCTCGGCGATCATCCTGGCGGTGGGCATGGTCGTCGACGCCTCGGTGGTGGTGCTGGAAAACATCGCGCGACGCCGCGACGAAGACGGCCTCTCCGCCCGCGAGGCCGCCATCGAAGGCACCGACGAGGTGCGCCTGGCCGTGCTCGCGGGCGTGGCCTCCACGGTGATCGTGTTGGTCCCCCTGATCTTTCTGACGGGCTTTGTCGGCAAGACCTTCGGGCCGCTGGCGCTCACGCTGCTCTTTGCCTTCGTCAGCTCAGTGACCGTCGCCCTGGTGCTGGTCCCCGTGCTGACGCTCTACACCGGCGGGCGCAGCCGACTCGACGAGATCGGCACAAAAATCGTCTCCCCATTTGGCTGGCTGATGGACCGCCTCCAGCGTGCGTACCTCTTCGCACTTCGCGGCGCCCTGCGCCTGCGCTGGCTCGCCATGCTAATCGCGCTGGCGAGCATGATCGCCGGTGTGCTGCTGATCAAAAACCAGGGCATGGACGTCCTCCCGAAGATGGACGGCGGCAGCTTCTTCGTCTCACTCGAGACCCCATCGGGATCTTCGCTTGGCGAGACCGAGGCCGTGGTCCGGGAGGTCGAAGCGATCCTCGCTGCCGAGTCCGAAGTCGTCAAAGTGCAGTCTCAGATTGGTTTTGAGCAGGGAATGAAGAGCTTCTCGGCCACCGGCGCCCAGGGCCCCACCCAGGGCTTCATCACCGTCGCCCTCAGCCCGCGCACCGAACGCGGCGAAGACATCTGGAGCATCGAGCGCCGGGTACGCGAAAATCTTCAAAAAGTTCCCGGCATTCGCACCGCGACGGTGCGCGAGCTGGGCAACACCGCCAAATCGACCACCGCCGCTCCCGTGGTGGTGCGCATCTCCGGCGATGACCCGCTGGTGCTCGACCGCCTGGGCAGCGAGGTCATCGAGCGCATCGCTGCGGTCCCCGGCGTGGTGCAGCCGGTGCGAAACTGGCGCATCGATCAGAAACGCGTGGAGGTCGACGTCGACACCCTCCGCGCAGGCCAGATCGGGCTGACGCCCCTGGATGTCGCCCGCCAGATGCTGGCCGGCTCCGACGGCGTCAACGCCGGCGACTACAAGGGCGACCGCGGGCAATCTCCGCCCATCCGGGTGCGCTATGATCGCGAGCGGCTGGAGCAACCCGAAGATCTGCTCGACGTCCCGGTCTTCACGCCCCAGAGCTCCGAGCCCACCCCACTTCGTAGCGTGGCAAGCCTGCGGGAGACCTCCGGCCAGGCCCTGGTCACCCGCGAGAATTTTTTGCCCACCCTGGAGATCACCGCCTTCACCGAGGGGCGCGCGCTGAGCTTTATCACCGCCGAGGTCGAGGCCGCGCTCCAGAACTTTGAGGTCCCCCGGGGCTATGAAGTGCTCGCTGCTGGCGAGTCCGACGATCTCGGTGAGGCCCGCAGCAAACTCGGCGGGGCCTTTGCCGTCTCACTGCTCGCGGTCTACCTGCTCCTGGTCGCCCAGCTTCGCTCCTTCATTCACCCCTTAACCATCATGGGCGCGATCCCGCTGAGCCTCTCCGGGGTGGGCATCGCCTTGTGGCTCGCCGACAAGCCCGTCTCCATGCCGGTGATGATCGGCCTGATCTTGCTGGTCGGAACCGTCGTCAACAACGCCATTCTGCTCATCGACTTCATCCGCCAGGCCCGCGAGCGGGGCACCGAGCGCAACATCGCCATCGAGTCGGCCGTTGCCGCGCGCTTCCGGCCGATCATGATGACCTCGATGTCGACCATCGTGGGCATGATCCCCCTGGCCTCGGCCTGGGCGCTGGGTGCCGAGCGCTTCTCGCCATTGGCCGTCGCGGTCATCGGCGGGCTGAGCGCGGCGACCCTGCTGACCCTGATCATCATCCCGGTGATTTACGATCTTTTTGAAGACTTCGGCGACCGCCTGCGCAGCCTCGTCTCGCGCGCGGCAAACGCAACATCTGCGAAGAGCGCCTCCCCCACGCTCGTTGTGCTGCTCGCGACCGCCGGCGCCCTGCTCACACTGGGTGCCCTGCCCGCGGAGGCTTCTGCCGAGGCGCCCCTTCGCCTGGATGTAGCTGAGGCGGTGGAGATGGCGCGCGAGCATAGCTTCACGCTTCAGGCCCGCCGCGATGAGACCGACGCCGCCCGGGCCCGCAGCCACCAGGCCCGCGGACGATTTCTTCCCCGCGTTGATGTTCAGACCCGCGCCGCCAAACTCAGCGACGTGGAGCCCGGCACCCTCATGCTGCCCTCAGCGCAACCCGGCGCGCCCTCCAACGGCGTGCAGTTTGGCGAGGCCATCAACGAGACCTTCACCTTTCGGGCGCAGATCACCCAGCCCATCTTCGCCGGCGGCGCTCTCGTCGATGGCCGCGAAGCAGCCGACCTCGGCATCGAGCTGGCCCGCAGCCGCGAGCGCCAGGACCTGGCCGATCTTCGCCTGCAGGTCGAGCAGCTCTACTTCTCACTCTACCAGGCCCGAGAACTTCTGAAGGTCGCCGAGGCGTCCGTCGCGCTGCTCGAAGATCATCGCGAGCGCATCGAGCGCCTTTACGATGCCGGCCGCGCCACCCGTCTCGACGTCTCACGCGTCGAGGCCCGTCTGGCCGACGCCCGCGTCAGCATCGAGGAGGCGCGCGGCGCAACCCGCACCGCGCGCTTAAGCCTGCAAACCCTCCTGGGCGTCTCTCCCGATACCGACCTCATCCTCACCGAAGCGCCGCTTCCCGAGGAGCCCGAACTTCAAGAGAGCGCAACCCTGGCCCGGGCCGCGCTGCGCCATCGCCCCGAACTTCAGGTCGCGCGCCAGGGAGCCGAGGTCCAGCAGAAGCGCGCCGAAGCTCTCCGGGGAGCGTTGTGGCCGCAGCTCTTTCTGCAGGCGGGCTACACCCTGGCCAGCCCCCACGAGCGCTACTTCCCGCCCCGAAACGAGTTCAATGACTCCTGGGATATCTCGCTGAACCTCTCCTGGACGGCCTGGGACTGGGGAAGCACCTACTACGCGATGAAAGAAGCCGAGCATCTGGCAGCAGCCCGCCGCCGCAACGTCGAGCACCTTGAGGACTTCACCCGCCACGAGGTTGAGCGCCGGCGCACCGAGCTGGAAACCGCCCGTCACAGGGTCCGCGCCACCCAACTCTCCGTCACCGCCGCCCACCAGGCCCTGCAAGACGCACTCGCCCTCTTCCACGCCGGCCGACTCGCCAGCACCGAGGTGCTGGAGCTGGAGGTCGAACTCACCCGGGCGCGCGCGCTCCAGGTGCAGGCTCAGGTCCAGGCTCGCCAGACCGACGCTGAGCTTCGTCGTCTCACCAGCACCCCCTGA
- a CDS encoding cytochrome c: MGIVGFEGESMTKFRKSAIGLASFLVLIGVSACDTNEEPAEVASAPEAHHQDEETHADEHAADEHAADPHAAETPASFEDLPEGVNAVQHEMRLLNEAMHTTLTLIANNQLGGIPALIHRVHPAKELTHSAIEAGAYLPPKNPERIEAFVEMDEVFHDDLRELLRAAKADDLQRATAAYGELVQGCTNCHTAFRY; the protein is encoded by the coding sequence GTGGGGATCGTTGGTTTTGAAGGAGAGAGCATGACGAAGTTCAGAAAAAGTGCGATCGGATTGGCTTCATTTCTGGTGCTGATCGGCGTATCGGCTTGCGATACAAACGAGGAGCCAGCAGAAGTCGCGAGTGCTCCCGAGGCGCATCATCAGGATGAGGAGACTCATGCCGATGAACATGCTGCGGATGAACATGCAGCAGATCCGCACGCGGCAGAGACGCCCGCCTCGTTTGAGGATCTTCCCGAAGGGGTCAACGCCGTGCAGCACGAGATGCGGCTGCTCAATGAGGCGATGCACACCACGCTGACGCTGATCGCCAACAACCAGCTCGGGGGCATTCCCGCGTTGATTCACAGGGTGCATCCGGCCAAGGAACTCACCCACTCCGCGATTGAGGCCGGGGCGTACCTTCCGCCGAAGAACCCTGAGCGGATCGAGGCGTTTGTGGAGATGGATGAGGTCTTCCACGATGATCTTCGGGAACTTCTGCGGGCGGCAAAGGCCGACGACCTGCAGCGAGCGACCGCCGCCTATGGTGAGCTGGTGCAGGGGTGCACAAATTGCCACACCGCGTTTCGTTATTGA